TTAACATGGACGCCCGACGGAAGTGTCCATTTCAGAGCAGGCACTGGCTCGCCCTTTGCAGAGCAGTGGGCATACATGCTCCTGTCTGGGTAAATGAACTACTGTAAGCCACAAACAAGACAAGTTCTCAACAGGATGTAATTGCAGTAGATTTGTTTGCCATGTCTCACCTGGTTGAATGATCACTGTATCCTGTACTCCTTCACTTATGCTCGGAGGCAAAGCTGCCACGTGGAGTTGATAAGTGACTGTGTCGGCACCAGCTGCGTTGCTTGCTATACATTTGTAGTCTCCTTTGCTGGAGAAATTGGCTGAGTGAATTCTGAGCGTCCCGTTCTGAAGCAGAGACATCGGAGAAAGGACAGTGTGAATGGTTCCGGGGTCTCGCACAAACGTCCTGTCTGGGAGAATCCAGGAAATCTGGGCAGGTGGTTTCCCAGAAGCGAGGCAGTGGAATGCCACAGTTTTCCCTAAGTAGATTGATAGTTCTGTGGTCTTGGGCAGCTGGATTCTGGGACCCTCCGTCTGGACTGCTAGGGTGATCACCATACGATCCGATCCAAACCTGTTGTGCGCTGTGCAGAGGTACTGTCCTCGATCCTgaagttgcacatttttaatgaggaaagtTCCATTCCTGAAGACTTCAAAACGTGACCCGTGTTTAGTGTTGGCTGGGATAGTGGCACCTAGTGGCAGAACAGATaacaaataagataaaaattCACCAGTATTGTCTTGACTTTACTTTAtgtctctttcttcttcttttcttccattatttttctttcaatatttcACCTGTAGAAACTTTGGTCCAAGCGATGTTGGGTTCAGGGTTCCCGGATGCTTTGCAGGGCAGGAACACATCATCCTCGGCCAGCACTGACACACTTGCTGTACTAACTGTGGTTATACGAGGTTTCATCCCATTAACTCCAAACAACCATGGGaaaggagcagcagctgttgGATTTGGGGGGTTAATTTGTcctgaaaagaaatttgacataGCAAAACTATAAATGGTGCAAAAATAGATTTAGAAATATATGTCAGCTCTTTTTAAGACTTACTTCCCTGAATAGGCCACCTACCTCCATGCAGAGCAGGAGACGTTGGTGGGTTTCCAGGAGGGGCTAGGGGGAGTtccaggaatgatgaatatgaCGGTTTAGCAGCCTTTAAGTGCTCATGGGAGTGAAAGTATGAAGCAGTGGCTGCTGGTTGTTTCAGAGTTAAAGGTCTATGCAGGGATGGAGAGTCTCTTTTAGGTGTGACTGGAGGAGGAGGTTTGTAGCCAATCCGGGGTTTAGGTGTGGCTATCCTTCCGAGCTGAGCAATCCTATCAAGCTGGGcctgaaaaatcaaaacatgagCTGGGCATTCTGATCTACTCTTACAcatactgattttttttgtatctacATATGTGTCTATGTTTTGCAAGTTGTACCTAAAAGTtgccattttaaatgtaataattctCTTAATTTATAACAAACTGTAGGAATGTCTGTCATTTAGCAAAGACAATATTCACTTGTGATGATGGTCCAAGAAAatgaaagttatattttttcatgttttaaatgtataaaaaatgaGAATTGTTGATAAATTTGAGTACAGACATTACCAGGTGTACAATAAGAACTCTAAAATGTCACTGTCCCAATCTAATTCACAATCTCAAATGTGGCTAATTGTAGATGATCCAAAAAGTATGTATAGCACTACCAGGagcttaaaaagtttgttttttaacataaatgaaacacaaattgTAATTCCTGAAACAAGGGCAATGAGAAATCTTGTTCCATCACATATTTCAAAAACACAGCCCTCCTTTTACCTGTCTGTATCGGTTTCTGAGCCTCGAAAGAAACAGATGATCTCTTGTTTGGGTCTTGCTGTCAACGTGGTGATTTTGATTATTACGATGATGGTAATTGGGTGGTAGAGATTTGGAAGGGTCTATTCCTGAGACAGTGGGTGTTGGTTTTACAGTGTCAGCTGTTATTTCTGGTCGGTTGGTGATAAACGAGCCATGACTCCACGGGTGAAGGAAAGGCCAGGGTCGATGAGTGGGTGTCAGCCCTATAAACAGACCACGTGTTGTACCTTTGAGTGACTGCTCTCATAACTCTAAGCAAGAAAAATCTACAACAAAGGTTgtttgagtaaataaaaaatactcaagtTTCTTTATATCTTAGTGTGAGCTGTATTTACCTTGCCTTGGGTGAGGGAATGGCCTTTGACCAGACCATGGATGTTGATGATTGTGTGTGGACCAGCGGGAGGTCGGAGGAACTTTAGGGGGCCAGGAATGCCTGCTGGGATTTACTTGACCATGTCTTACTGCATTTCTGTCCTGATCTGGGTGTGTAGTCCTGGAACTGCTGGTTTGTCCTCTTTCATGGCTGTTCTGATGCAGCCAAGGATGAAGTGGTTCCATAACTTGTGGGCGGTGGTTTTCAGTCTTTTCAGTTGGTTTTGCTGTCTTTGACTGTGCAGGCAGGTTTTGATCAGGTGAAGGTCGTGTGGTAATTTTTTGTCTGTTACGGGATGCTAACAAAAATTCATCTTGTGAATTGTAGCTCTGAGTAACTATCTCCGCTTTTGATTTTTCCTTGTGTCTCTCACCTCCCTTTGTAAATTTTTCTTGCACCTCAGGTGTGTTCATATTCTCACTTTCGTTTACTCTTGCAAGGATTTTGTCATTACTTTCATTGTTGCTGTCAGTTCCTTCTGTTTGTTCTTTGATCCATTCTCTCTCTACCGGGCTTTTCTCAAAGTCTACTGCATCTTCAGTTCTCCTTAAAATTTGAGTCTCCAACTTTGGAGTGGGAATGGTATTTGGATTAGGTAATTCTTGTTGATTCAGATGATGAATTTTTTCTCTGTCTGGTGGAGAAGGGGTAATGCTATCATGGAGATGGGTGTCAGGAGAGATTTCACTGATTACATCGTCTGTAGCTTCCAGGCTCTCGCCACTCTTGTAGTCATAATCCTCATAGTATTTCTCACTGTTGTCTTCTATCTCATACTCAGTAGGTaagggttcactgtactccaCTGTAGTTGGAGCAGGGGTGGTTGTTGTAGTAGTAGTGGTTGTTGTGGTAGTAGTTGTAGTAGTGGTGGTTGTAGTTGTTGTTGGTGTGGTAATTGTTTTTTGAGGAACAGTTCCTTGggggttgttagatgtttgaTAGAAGGGGTTTTTGTGTGGTTTGAGTTTTCTCATTGGGGGCTTTCTACGTCTTTGAAAGGGTCTTCTCCTGTTAGACCAATCAGGAACAAAGTTTCTTCTTCCCTCGTCAATTTGTTTGGTTTCTGGTTGTTTGGCAAGGAGATTAGGTGGAGTTGTGAAACTTTGTACTGTTTTTGGGGTGTGATGAACATGCTGTAAAGATGGCACTGTACTTCCAAGGACAGCAGGGTCTACATCCAGCAGCTGATTTTGCTGTATTTTGGGTACTTTGTAGACATGCTCcattttgccatttcttgaatGGGATTCAGGCTTGACTTTTCGTTGAAAGGGAAACTTTTTTTGCGTTGTATAATGAGGGTTTGTAAAGTACAATAAAGTCCCTGCAGTTGTGCTCACACTAGAAGTTGAGGTTTTGATAGTGCCAGCTTGGATTGTTACTGTACTGGGCTCTTCTAGTGACTGCTCAGTAGGCAGAGGAACATTCggtttagctttagctttggCCAGTATCTCCGCCCAGCGATTTGGATCCAATTCCTTAACAGATTTATTGGGCTTtctctttaaatttttcatacGTGTTCTCTTAAACAAGCCATTGTTTGGTCGTCCTGCCTTTTCTGGGAGCTGTGTAGCAAAAGGCCGTATAGTCTCTTGAAAGTCACCCCCTGAGCCCTCCCCTTCATCCGTTTCTAGTGGCAAAATAAGTGGTTCTCTGTCAGTCTGTACTTTGGTCTTTTCTACATCCTTTTCTCCTGTTACTTCCACCATGTGAGAAAGCATGTCAACACCGTACAGATTAGAGGCCAAGCAGCTATATTCCCCTGCATCCTCCTGTGTCATCTTCCTAACCACCAAAGTGCCATTCTCCATCACTTCTGCTCTTCTCGTCTTTTGCATTGGCAGGAGAACTTGGTTTTTGGGGAGGTACCACAAGGTTTGACTTGGCTGAGCTGAGGTCACCTCACAAGGAAGAGACAGAGAGTTCCCCGCCTCAAGCATAATTTTCTGTCCATTTAAAGCTGTTGGACCAAGTGACCGCTCTTTGACTGTAAGCCTAAGTGGCATCAAGTCCACAGCGGCTTTGCTTCGAACTATGCAGTGGTAGAGACCTGAGTCAGAGACAGAGGCATTTGAAATTACAAGCCGGCCTCTTTCAGATATTTCTACCTTATCTGTCGCTTCCTCTACTGTGGATAAATCAGGAAGCATCCATTCTACTTTTACTTCTGGGTCAGAGGTAACAACACTGCACTCTAAATGGACCTGTGTACCCTCCGGAGCAGTTTGAACCCGTCCAGTTGTTCCTCTACGGATTAATGCCCAGGAGGAAGTAACATCATTGTCATCCTTTTGCCTCTCATggctgttgatgttttttgtgattAAAGTGGTGAAATCCATGACAAGTTTCcttgttgttgtcagttgccTGTTTAGCTTTACTGTGACTCTAGGCTGAAGCAGCCATGCCGGTTCTGCTTCTAAATATCCTTTTAATTCTGTGAAATAGGGTGAGTTCTCATTGACAGCCTGGGAATACTGATATGTAACTTTGCTAGTATTAACCCTCTGTTGACCTCTCTCTAAAATTGCTGGGGTTTCATAGTAATAAGCAACCAGTTGCCAAAGATTTTGCAGAGTTTCTCGATCGATCTCGCACTCCAGGATGGTCACCAGTGACACATTCACAGATATCTCCATGGGTGACTGCGGATTTGAAGCCCATGCAATGGGTGAACTATCACCCGGATGGCGCACGTCACATGACACAAAAGCACGGTTTCCATGGCTATCTGAGAGAACGATGGTCAGTTCACCCAAAGGTTTTTCTAAGTCCCGAGTGTATGGGAGGTCAGGGTCAGCTTCAGACTCCGCCCAAAGAGGATTGTCCCATTGTTTGAGGGGGGATCGAAGAACTGGGCGTTCACAGACGAGCTTGCCTACAGACAACTCCAGGAGCTGGGTCTGGTTCAGGAGTTGAGGATGTGAGCACAGAGGGCACGTCTCAGCAGAGCCGCGCTCCTTCTTACATTTCACTACTCCTGgaaaagagtaaataaaaagaaaaggttagaaggcataaaacaggaaaaacattttctgatataAGCATGAAAATCTATTGTCAACTGTTGCTGCTTATCCAAACAGAAAGCATATGGACCTGatcaaatatgtttaaaaatgtaacaaacgaATGACAAAACTGTAATTATTTTACCCAAGAGGCAGTGAAAGGGGGAGAGAAAGCAAATTAGCCACTAGTCTGATGAACGGGAcaaaagcaatattttcttttggtttctaCTTCCATGCAAAAACAATAATCTCAGTCTCAATAGTGCTTTGTCATGATTTTTGTATATATTCATAACACGAGATCTGGTCTGATGCTTGAAAAAGTTTTCATGAAGCACTCTGTAaagatttttatctgttttcattttcatggtTTCTTTATTGTCATCTCTTTGGACGTGGGGttcctcctggttctgttttgggacagatttttttattcaaggtTTTTCGTGGCACCAGTGGTCTTTATTCATTAGTAACGCGACAGGGAGACACACTAATCCTTTTCttaaagcaattttcaaaactttttcttaaattaacataagcttttaacaaaaaaaaacaaaaaaacactaacccaaaacaaatgaaaaccagGACTCTAACCAACCCAAGACCCAACTAGTCAATTAAGTAATAACTTATTAAATTTAGCCAGGGTTTTTGAAGGGTCCATGGAAGGTAAAAGAAGCTTTTGCTATTTACCTTCTTAATTTCtatacttaaaaaaagaaacatgagtCCCTCTCCAGCCCACAACGAAGATGAACTTATAAATATATCTTtcataaatctttattaatttaccTTCGTGAGTAGTGCTCCATTCCACAAACCAGTGAAGCTGGCAGTCACAGTTCCAGGGATTACCGTGGATCGTGAGGAGCTCCAGCCTGGGAGCCGTTTTTAACGCCGCAGGAGGAAGCTCCTCCAGTAGGTTATCTGCTAGGTGTAAGtgtctaagaaaaaaaacatgttttttgtcattaattGTGTACTGCGTACATATTCTACATGCCTTAAGTAAAATTCTTGGCCtaaaatttaagaaatgtaTTACTGACACAAAGCTCCACCGGCTGTTTGGTTTCTTACTTGAGTCCAGAGGTCCAAAAGCTTCCTAGTACCGAGACCGTTATGAAGGTGTGAGGATGGATCTGGTTCAGCTGGTTCCCTTCCAGTTGTAGGAGTTTCAGAGAGGTCAGACCAGAAAAGGAGTAGGGCTCTATAAAATTTATAAGGTTGTGATCCAGGTGGAGCCGGATCAGAGTGACCAGGCCCTCGAAGAGACCAGAACTCACTGATGTGAGCTTGTTGTAGCTCAGCTTCAGGAtctatttgaaataaaataagaaagtaCCCTTGCTATTAGCTATTTCACACAATGAAACAGCAAACCTCCAATAGCAACTGCAGCTTATAGACAGGAACTTCTCTGTTCCTGAGAATTAACCAAACAGATGTTGTTCTGTCTCGGTCAGGTCAAGTAATATTAAGTCACATAAGGTCCAGtgtcctgtttttgtttcccaGTGTATTTTCCAATTGGCCCAATGTATTGGGTACGTTGTTTCTCATCTATTTCATTGGCAttgacttttgttttgcttgagATCAGATTCAGCCCGTAATTGCAGCCATATGGACCTGGCAACAGGGAAGCAATCAAAGTGCAGCTAGTTACTGTCCAAAGTAGGGATTATGTAGGAAAGAATTACCATCACTTTGTTTGTTCGGTACAATCCATGCACTAGCTTTTGCCGGTCTCATTACCGCAATTTTTCTTTGTGATGTTCCAGCCCTGAAGGAAATTacagtaacatttaaaaaagaaaagtcctCTGAGGAGTAACATGCCAGGGCAAAC
This Xiphophorus hellerii strain 12219 chromosome 23, Xiphophorus_hellerii-4.1, whole genome shotgun sequence DNA region includes the following protein-coding sequences:
- the LOC116713925 gene encoding matrix-remodeling-associated protein 5 encodes the protein MGLLFCTKSLCRLAAAWFPLFFSSLLLHTLVHGVPSCPRSCSCPGTKEVHCTFRHLATIPKAFPKTTERLNLGYNSLTEVEGSEFRSLRQLEMLMLHGNDISRVQPGAFYTLRSLQILKLSYNKLTSVSSGLFEGLVTLIRLHLDHNLINFIEPYSFSGLTSLKLLQLEGNQLNQIHPHTFITVSVLGSFWTSGLKHLHLADNLLEELPPAALKTAPRLELLTIHGNPWNCDCQLHWFVEWSTTHEGVVKCKKERGSAETCPLCSHPQLLNQTQLLELSVGKLVCERPVLRSPLKQWDNPLWAESEADPDLPYTRDLEKPLGELTIVLSDSHGNRAFVSCDVRHPGDSSPIAWASNPQSPMEISVNVSLVTILECEIDRETLQNLWQLVAYYYETPAILERGQQRVNTSKVTYQYSQAVNENSPYFTELKGYLEAEPAWLLQPRVTVKLNRQLTTTRKLVMDFTTLITKNINSHERQKDDNDVTSSWALIRRGTTGRVQTAPEGTQVHLECSVVTSDPEVKVEWMLPDLSTVEEATDKVEISERGRLVISNASVSDSGLYHCIVRSKAAVDLMPLRLTVKERSLGPTALNGQKIMLEAGNSLSLPCEVTSAQPSQTLWYLPKNQVLLPMQKTRRAEVMENGTLVVRKMTQEDAGEYSCLASNLYGVDMLSHMVEVTGEKDVEKTKVQTDREPLILPLETDEGEGSGGDFQETIRPFATQLPEKAGRPNNGLFKRTRMKNLKRKPNKSVKELDPNRWAEILAKAKAKPNVPLPTEQSLEEPSTVTIQAGTIKTSTSSVSTTAGTLLYFTNPHYTTQKKFPFQRKVKPESHSRNGKMEHVYKVPKIQQNQLLDVDPAVLGSTVPSLQHVHHTPKTVQSFTTPPNLLAKQPETKQIDEGRRNFVPDWSNRRRPFQRRRKPPMRKLKPHKNPFYQTSNNPQGTVPQKTITTPTTTTTTTTTTTTTTTTTTTTTTPAPTTVEYSEPLPTEYEIEDNSEKYYEDYDYKSGESLEATDDVISEISPDTHLHDSITPSPPDREKIHHLNQQELPNPNTIPTPKLETQILRRTEDAVDFEKSPVEREWIKEQTEGTDSNNESNDKILARVNESENMNTPEVQEKFTKGGERHKEKSKAEIVTQSYNSQDEFLLASRNRQKITTRPSPDQNLPAQSKTAKPTEKTENHRPQVMEPLHPWLHQNSHERGQTSSSRTTHPDQDRNAVRHGQVNPSRHSWPPKVPPTSRWSTHNHQHPWSGQRPFPHPRQGLTPTHRPWPFLHPWSHGSFITNRPEITADTVKPTPTVSGIDPSKSLPPNYHHRNNQNHHVDSKTQTRDHLFLSRLRNRYRQAQLDRIAQLGRIATPKPRIGYKPPPPVTPKRDSPSLHRPLTLKQPAATASYFHSHEHLKAAKPSYSSFLELPLAPPGNPPTSPALHGGQINPPNPTAAAPFPWLFGVNGMKPRITTVSTASVSVLAEDDVFLPCKASGNPEPNIAWTKVSTGATIPANTKHGSRFEVFRNGTFLIKNVQLQDRGQYLCTAHNRFGSDRMVITLAVQTEGPRIQLPKTTELSIYLGKTVAFHCLASGKPPAQISWILPDRTFVRDPGTIHTVLSPMSLLQNGTLRIHSANFSSKGDYKCIASNAAGADTVTYQLHVAALPPSISEGVQDTVIIQPDRSMYAHCSAKGEPVPALKWTLPSGVHVKASQFLGRRVFAFPNGTLFVKNVMPSDGGRYECLASNAVGIAKRTVLLEVREDSSSLFRQGSPPPPLPIPPTQSHGSPSRQHVVSALYGSAVYLHCPESTGSSRGTFWQLPSTIILEHQYSPERPIKVFRNGTLRILELTELDGGNYQCIFQRPNGEDMELFQVEVLMTPPRIEHVRTAQTRVTFGENFQVDCVATGLPNPDVSWSLPDGTLVNNGLQSDDSGLRNRRYVMYGNGTLLLQQMGRKDEGDYTCHATNKLGKDERKLSVKLASNAPQIGLNSQSLVKVKLGEAVKLSCQATGEPKPRITWISPHTDVIPPLSDKYRVVDDGTLILKKVTLADEGKYACVARNSAGDDIKNMIVEAELQEPYINSVRGKTSAKLLAVSYQTALLDCRVEGKPEPKVWWLTPYGQSLTPPYLGGRFQVHQNGSLELRGVRKMDAGRYKCFAKNHLGEASLSVEMEVASLAEKPSFASPNIEILPIKQDGGELILECPARGTPIPEISWVLPNGTMLSPGRRLQRITHHFGNGTLWISQPTPSDKGIYRCLARNIAGQAEKRYSLEAGWKPVIRGTTGGMKITYGLSLNLPCTVDSWPQALVTWTLPNGVVLDKPQNVGRISFLTNGTLHVRQIAPFDKGTYICRASNSFGSSTLSYPVIVMVFPPRITSTMASITRVIRGTPVMLRCAATGIPKPDISWTLPGRTTLLPHNHYTVQGGVHMTDGGSLVIQNPVLTNSGIYKCNAKNALATDFKSTYLQVI